The Methanoculleus marisnigri JR1 genome window below encodes:
- a CDS encoding DUF1538 domain-containing protein, which produces MMQDIKESVFEVLRAVLPIILVITIFKIALLRVPPSDLLLFLLGSGMVVLGIALFLTGVKAGLLPVGEAIGSELPARGSLLLVVAGSFLFGFLTIIAEPNLRVLVDMLDAVPGTGIPAVPLLLAIAVSVGFVITAGVLRIIFGFPLAYLFVAGYGAILLLAPFSSPEFLAVAVDAGGITTGLLTIPIILALGAGVSAVLAGRSALTDGFGLIGLASIAPILGVMAMGLVYP; this is translated from the coding sequence ATGATGCAGGATATCAAGGAGTCGGTCTTTGAGGTTCTCCGGGCAGTCCTTCCCATCATCCTCGTCATCACCATCTTCAAGATCGCCCTCCTCCGGGTGCCGCCGTCGGATCTCCTCCTCTTCCTGCTCGGTAGCGGCATGGTCGTTCTCGGGATCGCGCTCTTTCTCACCGGTGTCAAGGCGGGCCTCCTCCCCGTCGGCGAGGCGATTGGGTCTGAACTGCCCGCCCGGGGTTCGCTCCTGCTGGTCGTCGCAGGCTCGTTTCTCTTCGGGTTCCTGACGATCATCGCGGAGCCGAACCTCCGTGTCCTCGTAGATATGCTTGATGCCGTTCCGGGAACCGGCATCCCCGCGGTTCCCCTGCTCCTCGCGATCGCGGTCAGTGTGGGTTTCGTCATCACCGCCGGCGTCCTCCGGATCATCTTCGGGTTTCCTCTCGCGTACCTCTTCGTTGCGGGATACGGTGCAATCCTCCTTCTTGCGCCGTTCTCGTCGCCCGAGTTTCTCGCCGTGGCGGTCGATGCGGGAGGGATAACCACCGGACTCCTGACGATCCCGATCATCCTGGCGCTCGGCGCCGGTGTCAGTGCGGTTCTTGCCGGACGTTCGGCTCTCACGGACGGCTTCGGGTTGATCGGGCTCGCCTCGATCGCTCCCATCCTCGGCGTCATGGCGATGGGGTTGGTCTACCCATGA
- a CDS encoding phenylacetate--CoA ligase family protein, with product MASWNPRTEEMPLDELRRLQFKLLKSLVYRLYSFNDFYRRRMKEHEVHPDDIRTLEDVAKLPFMYKSDLRDGYPDRIFTAEQNELVRYHVSSGTTGKPTVVGYTERDIENWSESLARAFSSCGLGRGDVMQVSYGYGLFTGGLGAHYGAERVGATVLPTSVGNTERQIELMQDLHVTAIACTPSYLLHMGEVAEKMGVSIKNDTDLRMGFLGAEPWSEQMRGRIEDWLGIRAYDIYGTSELSGPMFTECTEQQGIHIWGDLALVEIVDPATGEVLEAGEQGELTITMLQKEALPMVRYRIGDLTAIEEGTCACGRTHPRIGRIRGRVDDMLIVRGINVFPSQVEHALLEIPEVGRHFQIVVDRKGALDSMLVRVEVSEEAFSDKITELMVIKKAVEHRLRSSLNVSVDVELVEPGTLPRFEGKSKKVVDRRSL from the coding sequence ATGGCTTCGTGGAACCCGCGGACGGAAGAGATGCCGCTCGACGAACTGCGGCGGCTCCAGTTCAAACTCTTAAAATCCCTGGTTTACCGGCTCTACAGCTTCAACGACTTCTACCGGCGCCGGATGAAGGAGCACGAGGTTCATCCCGACGACATCAGGACGCTTGAGGATGTCGCGAAACTCCCGTTCATGTACAAGAGCGACCTGCGGGACGGCTACCCGGACAGGATCTTCACCGCCGAGCAGAACGAACTGGTCAGGTACCACGTCTCCTCCGGGACGACGGGGAAACCGACGGTCGTCGGGTACACGGAACGCGACATCGAGAACTGGAGCGAGTCGCTCGCGCGGGCGTTCTCCTCCTGCGGTCTTGGGCGGGGCGACGTTATGCAGGTGAGTTACGGGTACGGCCTCTTCACCGGCGGCCTCGGCGCTCACTACGGGGCCGAACGGGTCGGCGCGACCGTTCTTCCGACAAGCGTCGGGAATACCGAGCGGCAGATCGAACTCATGCAGGATCTCCATGTCACCGCCATCGCCTGCACCCCCTCCTACCTCCTCCACATGGGAGAGGTTGCGGAGAAGATGGGCGTCTCGATCAAGAACGACACCGACCTTCGGATGGGCTTCCTCGGCGCCGAACCCTGGTCGGAGCAGATGCGGGGCAGGATCGAGGACTGGCTCGGGATCCGCGCCTACGACATATACGGGACGAGCGAACTCTCAGGCCCGATGTTCACCGAGTGCACCGAGCAGCAGGGGATCCACATCTGGGGCGACCTCGCGCTCGTGGAGATCGTCGATCCTGCAACCGGCGAGGTGCTAGAGGCCGGCGAACAGGGCGAACTGACGATCACCATGCTGCAGAAAGAGGCGCTTCCCATGGTCCGGTACCGGATCGGCGACCTTACCGCCATCGAGGAAGGAACCTGCGCCTGCGGCCGGACCCATCCGCGCATCGGCCGGATCCGCGGGAGGGTGGACGACATGCTGATCGTCCGGGGCATCAATGTCTTCCCGTCGCAGGTGGAGCATGCGCTGCTCGAGATCCCCGAGGTCGGCAGGCATTTCCAGATCGTCGTCGACCGCAAGGGTGCGCTCGACTCCATGCTCGTGCGGGTTGAGGTGAGCGAAGAGGCGTTCTCCGACAAGATCACCGAACTCATGGTGATCAAGAAGGCCGTGGAGCACCGGCTGCGGAGCTCGCTGAACGTGAGCGTGGACGTCGAACTGGTCGAACCGGGAACTCTTCCACGGTTCGAAGGCAAGTCGAAGAAAGTTGTTGACAGGAGGTCATTGTAA
- a CDS encoding ACT domain-containing protein — MEKSYIVKQISIFSENRPGRLAAVAGALRDAKINILAFSIAEADGFGVVRALVDRPEDAHRTLTDLGFRVSFTDVIGVKMRDEPGGLSDIASILGDAGINIEYAYAYSGKDAAILILRVDQVEDAVRQILDRGGELLKASLSR, encoded by the coding sequence ATGGAGAAGTCGTATATCGTAAAACAGATCTCCATCTTTTCGGAGAATCGCCCGGGACGCCTCGCGGCTGTCGCCGGCGCGCTGCGGGATGCGAAGATCAACATCCTTGCGTTCAGTATCGCCGAGGCGGACGGGTTCGGGGTCGTTCGCGCCCTCGTCGATCGGCCGGAGGACGCACACCGGACGCTGACCGATCTCGGGTTCCGCGTCTCGTTCACCGACGTCATCGGCGTGAAGATGCGCGACGAGCCCGGCGGTCTCTCGGATATCGCGTCGATTCTCGGGGACGCCGGGATCAACATCGAGTACGCCTACGCCTACTCGGGAAAGGACGCCGCCATCCTGATCCTGCGCGTGGACCAGGTCGAGGACGCCGTCCGGCAGATCCTTGACCGTGGCGGTGAACTCCTCAAGGCATCCCTCTCCAGGTAA
- a CDS encoding TIGR03557 family F420-dependent LLM class oxidoreductase gives MVEIGYKLACEEHAPPELVCNARQAEDAGFAFAMISDHYHPWTNRQGQSPFVWGVIGGISQVTATLPLVTGVTCPTIRIHPGIIAQAAATTAMMMPGRFALGLGSGENLNEHVFGDRWPPAPVRIEMLEEAVEVIRLLWKGGMKNYYGAFYTLENAQVFSLPDELPPIYIASEGPISASMAARVGDGFINPGSNAEENLIIFRDSGGGNKPAYIENSVCWARTEEVGRRTAYEHWPIPANTGELNRLLPTPVHYEQAAKMVTPEDVAEHVVCGPDPEAHIKKIEESIGKGFDHVCIHQIGQQQQEFMEFYAKEVLPHFGK, from the coding sequence ATGGTCGAGATCGGTTATAAACTGGCTTGTGAGGAGCACGCTCCCCCGGAACTCGTCTGCAACGCCCGCCAGGCGGAGGATGCCGGGTTTGCGTTTGCCATGATATCGGATCATTACCACCCCTGGACGAACCGACAGGGGCAGAGCCCATTCGTCTGGGGCGTCATCGGCGGCATCTCGCAGGTGACGGCGACTCTCCCGCTGGTGACGGGGGTTACCTGCCCGACAATACGGATTCACCCCGGGATCATCGCCCAGGCCGCTGCAACCACCGCCATGATGATGCCCGGACGGTTTGCCCTCGGCCTCGGGTCGGGAGAGAACCTCAACGAGCACGTCTTCGGCGACCGCTGGCCCCCGGCGCCGGTCAGGATCGAGATGCTCGAGGAGGCGGTGGAGGTGATACGGCTGCTCTGGAAGGGCGGGATGAAGAACTATTACGGCGCTTTCTACACGCTCGAGAACGCGCAGGTCTTCTCGCTCCCGGATGAACTCCCCCCGATCTACATTGCGTCGGAAGGCCCGATCAGCGCGTCCATGGCCGCGCGGGTCGGCGACGGGTTCATCAACCCGGGCAGCAACGCCGAGGAGAACCTCATCATCTTCCGGGACTCCGGGGGCGGGAATAAACCGGCATACATCGAGAACTCGGTCTGCTGGGCCCGGACCGAGGAGGTCGGGCGCAGAACCGCATACGAGCATTGGCCGATCCCCGCAAACACGGGAGAACTCAATCGGCTCCTCCCCACGCCGGTTCACTACGAGCAGGCGGCGAAGATGGTGACGCCGGAAGACGTGGCGGAGCACGTCGTCTGCGGCCCAGACCCGGAGGCGCATATCAAGAAGATTGAGGAGAGCATCGGGAAGGGGTTCGACCACGTCTGCATCCACCAGATCGGGCAGCAGCAACAGGAGTTCATGGAGTTTTACGCGAAGGAGGTTCTGCCGCATTTTGGAAAGTAG
- a CDS encoding P-II family nitrogen regulator has product MTNDYGNELIVTIVKRGWSEPVLAAARGAGAEGGTILLGRGTGIHEVKTLLGIAIEPEKEIILTVVAADRTDAVLDAIVAAAELDQPGMGLAFVLPIRRITGQVHMFRKDEAESPGTPRAPV; this is encoded by the coding sequence GTGACCAACGATTACGGTAACGAACTGATCGTCACGATCGTAAAACGGGGCTGGTCCGAGCCGGTGCTCGCGGCGGCCCGCGGTGCCGGGGCCGAGGGAGGAACCATTCTCCTCGGCCGCGGAACCGGTATTCATGAGGTAAAGACGCTTCTCGGGATCGCCATCGAGCCCGAGAAAGAGATCATCCTGACGGTCGTCGCCGCCGACCGGACGGATGCGGTGCTCGATGCGATTGTCGCCGCTGCGGAACTGGATCAGCCGGGGATGGGCCTTGCATTCGTCCTTCCGATCCGGCGCATCACGGGACAGGTTCACATGTTCCGCAAGGACGAGGCCGAGAGCCCGGGAACGCCCCGGGCTCCTGTGTGA
- a CDS encoding DUF1538 domain-containing protein — translation MITAAVLAGIDRVALEVVQALLPLLIFFAVFQVLYLKLPRVYVVNLAKGVLLASIGMVLFLQGVNVAFLPAGREIGEAVAAFDQRWLLIPFGFFLGFLATYAEPAVRVLGYQVEESSSGYIGESLILYTLSFAVAVSVALGMARLVYGIPLLWLLIPGYLLVIILLLFTEKEFVGIAFDSGSVATGPMAVTFLLSLAVGVAAGIEGRNPVVDGFGLIALIALAPILSVLMLGILYRRTRGEDT, via the coding sequence ATGATCACAGCGGCGGTTCTCGCCGGCATCGACCGGGTTGCCCTCGAGGTTGTCCAGGCGCTCCTCCCCCTGCTCATCTTCTTCGCGGTCTTCCAGGTGCTCTACCTTAAACTTCCGCGAGTCTACGTCGTGAATCTCGCCAAAGGCGTCCTGCTCGCTTCCATTGGCATGGTTCTTTTTCTTCAGGGCGTCAATGTCGCGTTCCTCCCGGCGGGCAGGGAGATCGGCGAGGCCGTAGCCGCGTTCGACCAGCGGTGGCTGCTCATCCCGTTCGGGTTCTTCCTCGGTTTTCTCGCTACCTATGCGGAGCCTGCAGTCAGAGTTCTCGGCTATCAGGTCGAGGAGTCGTCGAGCGGTTACATCGGGGAGTCCCTGATCCTCTACACCCTCTCCTTCGCGGTCGCCGTCTCCGTAGCGCTCGGGATGGCCCGCCTCGTCTACGGCATCCCGCTGCTGTGGCTCCTTATTCCCGGCTACCTCCTCGTCATCATCCTTCTTCTCTTCACTGAAAAGGAGTTTGTCGGGATTGCATTCGACTCGGGGAGTGTCGCCACCGGCCCGATGGCGGTCACCTTCCTCCTTTCCCTTGCCGTGGGAGTTGCGGCGGGGATCGAGGGCCGAAACCCCGTCGTCGACGGCTTCGGGCTGATTGCGTTAATAGCGCTTGCACCCATCCTCTCGGTGCTGATGCTCGGCATCCTCTACCGGAGAACACGAGGTGAAGATACGTGA
- the hxlA gene encoding 3-hexulose-6-phosphate synthase: MATPTLQVALDLLELDRAVEIADEAVRGGADWIEVGTPLIKSEGMQAVRTLRERFPGHEIVADMKIADTGAVEVEMAAKSGAGVVCILADADDAVIVEAVRSARKYGVRLMADLINVADPVSRSRELAALGVDYINAHVGIDQQMIGRSSLDLLRRLAGEVGVPIAVAGGLDAETASEAVAAGASVVIVGGNIVKAADVTGAARRVREAIDRPEIRPREEESRDAAIRRLFEAVSAPNVTDAMHRKGSMAGVVSICGRVKAVGPAVTVRTLAGDWAKPVEAIDVAAPGDVLVVRNEGRTDVAPWGELATHSAKNRGVAGIVIDGAVRDVDDIREMKFPVFATATVPNAGDPKGLGEINTEIVCCGQEVRPGDWIVADESGVVVVPRERAYEVARRAMEVRKNEERIREEIRRGRTLSEVSELLKWEKRH; this comes from the coding sequence ATGGCAACACCCACTCTCCAGGTGGCGCTCGATCTCCTCGAGCTCGATCGTGCGGTTGAGATCGCAGATGAGGCGGTCCGCGGCGGTGCGGACTGGATTGAGGTCGGGACACCCCTGATCAAGAGCGAGGGGATGCAGGCCGTGCGGACGCTCCGGGAACGCTTCCCTGGCCACGAGATCGTCGCGGACATGAAGATCGCCGATACCGGGGCGGTCGAGGTTGAGATGGCGGCGAAATCCGGCGCCGGTGTCGTCTGCATCCTCGCGGACGCCGATGATGCCGTGATCGTCGAGGCGGTGCGCTCCGCCCGCAAGTACGGCGTCCGGCTCATGGCCGACCTCATCAACGTCGCCGATCCCGTCTCCCGGTCACGGGAACTTGCCGCGCTCGGCGTCGACTACATCAACGCCCATGTCGGCATCGACCAGCAGATGATCGGCAGGTCGTCGCTCGACCTCCTCCGCCGTCTTGCCGGAGAGGTTGGCGTCCCGATCGCCGTTGCGGGGGGACTCGATGCGGAGACCGCATCCGAGGCGGTCGCCGCCGGTGCCTCGGTTGTCATCGTGGGAGGGAACATCGTCAAGGCCGCCGACGTGACCGGGGCGGCGCGGCGGGTCCGGGAGGCCATCGACCGGCCCGAGATCCGGCCGCGGGAGGAGGAGAGCCGGGATGCCGCGATCCGCCGCCTCTTCGAAGCGGTCTCCGCACCGAACGTCACCGACGCCATGCACCGGAAGGGCTCAATGGCGGGTGTCGTCTCCATCTGCGGCAGGGTCAAGGCGGTCGGCCCGGCGGTGACCGTCCGGACCCTCGCCGGGGACTGGGCAAAACCCGTCGAGGCGATCGACGTCGCCGCTCCGGGGGATGTCCTCGTCGTCAGAAACGAAGGGAGGACGGATGTCGCCCCCTGGGGGGAACTCGCCACCCACTCCGCGAAGAACCGCGGGGTCGCGGGTATCGTGATCGACGGGGCGGTGCGGGACGTGGACGATATCCGGGAGATGAAGTTCCCGGTCTTTGCCACGGCGACCGTCCCGAACGCCGGAGACCCGAAGGGTCTTGGGGAGATCAACACCGAGATCGTCTGCTGCGGGCAGGAGGTGCGGCCGGGAGACTGGATCGTCGCCGACGAGAGCGGGGTCGTGGTGGTTCCCCGGGAGCGCGCTTACGAGGTCGCACGCAGAGCAATGGAGGTCAGGAAGAACGAGGAGCGGATCCGCGAGGAGATCCGGCGCGGCCGGACGCTCTCGGAGGTCTCCGAACTCCTGAAATGGGAGAAACGACACTGA
- a CDS encoding acylphosphatase, whose product MKTVEIKVSGRVQGVGFRACIKRIATNLGVGGEAMNLPDGQVLITATADPVVLDKFVSMLYGCPRVIIRDIIQQEVPHAAYPEFTIQRGSYQYST is encoded by the coding sequence GTGAAGACGGTCGAGATCAAAGTCTCGGGAAGAGTACAGGGCGTCGGGTTCCGCGCGTGCATCAAGAGGATCGCCACCAATCTCGGCGTCGGCGGCGAGGCGATGAATCTCCCCGACGGGCAGGTGCTCATCACCGCAACCGCCGACCCGGTCGTCCTCGATAAGTTCGTCTCCATGCTGTACGGGTGTCCCCGGGTCATCATCAGGGATATCATCCAGCAGGAGGTCCCCCATGCCGCTTACCCCGAGTTCACCATTCAGCGGGGCAGTTACCAGTACAGCACATGA
- the cas1 gene encoding CRISPR-associated endonuclease Cas1, producing MAATEPWLPVFGYGGHIKATTRELIIARGSDTRRYPIQAVKHLLIVGGHTLHTSAVTNLLKAGAAITIFDIDGTPVGYLYPYGYRPDESVRLAQERAGPHRFAQPLARASLQSRLLLLEELYDHAGHDIFYAGELDFLHQAREELSASVTMENLRRLSRLTTDMYYEILSRTLPPELGFRRRTSRPYLDPVNAMFALGYAMIYGNCCVSVVGAHLDPDLGMLHEGAGSFVHDLIEPQKASMVDRAVIRFAREEISSGDYECGEKRCYLGGDLSSRLAAALRDSIDQARIDAQVRIVRDALLANAEFHVLYW from the coding sequence ATGGCAGCGACGGAACCCTGGCTCCCTGTCTTCGGCTACGGGGGGCACATCAAGGCGACGACACGGGAGCTCATCATCGCGCGCGGGAGCGATACCCGGCGTTATCCCATACAGGCGGTGAAGCACCTCCTGATCGTCGGCGGGCATACCCTGCATACCTCGGCGGTGACGAATCTCCTCAAAGCCGGCGCTGCCATCACCATCTTCGACATCGACGGCACGCCCGTCGGATACCTCTACCCTTACGGTTATCGGCCGGACGAGTCGGTGCGCCTCGCCCAGGAGCGGGCCGGTCCCCACCGGTTCGCTCAGCCGCTCGCACGGGCCTCCCTCCAGTCGAGGCTTCTCCTCCTCGAGGAACTCTACGACCACGCCGGGCACGATATCTTCTACGCCGGAGAGTTAGACTTCCTCCACCAGGCCAGGGAAGAACTTTCGGCCTCGGTCACGATGGAGAACCTGCGGCGGCTCTCCCGCCTGACCACCGATATGTACTACGAGATCCTCTCCCGCACGCTCCCGCCGGAACTCGGGTTCCGCCGCAGGACGAGCCGCCCTTACCTCGACCCCGTCAATGCGATGTTTGCGCTCGGATACGCGATGATTTACGGCAACTGCTGCGTCTCGGTGGTCGGGGCTCACCTCGATCCCGATCTCGGCATGCTTCACGAAGGGGCGGGGAGTTTCGTTCACGACCTCATCGAACCGCAGAAAGCCTCGATGGTGGATCGTGCCGTTATCCGGTTTGCCCGCGAAGAGATCTCAAGCGGAGATTACGAATGCGGAGAAAAGCGGTGTTATCTTGGCGGGGATCTCTCGTCCCGGCTGGCCGCGGCGCTCCGCGACTCCATTGATCAGGCCCGTATCGACGCGCAGGTGCGCATCGTGCGGGATGCGCTCCTTGCGAACGCCGAGTTTCATGTGCTGTACTGGTAA
- a CDS encoding phenylacetate--CoA ligase family protein — MFWNREMETIRSSELADLQLKRLKWSLAQAQKVGLYQRKLKEAGVSPDDIQTLDDVEKLPFTYKKELQAGYPFGLFAVPLKEIVRIHTTSGTTGKPTVVGYTRQDLDNWSELIARNMTMIGLGEDDVFQNAVNYGLFTGGLGFHYGAEKIGMTVIPSATGNTRRQIEMIEDFGVTAIHCTPSYALHLAEVAESMGKTLDTLKTGIFGAEPWSESMRNELERRLGVKAYDSYGLSEMYGPGVAFECPERDGLHIWHDCYLVEIIDPKTGERLAPGERGELVITPLVKDALPLVRYRTGDVTRLMDDGCACGRGQKIERITGRSDDMLVIRGINVFPSQIEHVLRALPEVGEQFIVYIDRVKHLDEMTIEVEMSRTGFSGELQDLARMQKKISGELHNTLGLRTAVKLVEPGALPRFEGKAKRVIDRRGAI; from the coding sequence ATGTTCTGGAATAGAGAGATGGAGACGATCCGATCTAGCGAACTCGCGGATCTGCAACTGAAGCGGCTGAAATGGTCGCTAGCCCAGGCACAGAAAGTAGGGTTATACCAGAGAAAGTTAAAAGAAGCGGGCGTCTCGCCGGACGATATTCAGACGCTTGACGACGTGGAGAAACTCCCTTTTACCTACAAAAAGGAGCTCCAGGCCGGATACCCGTTCGGCCTCTTCGCGGTTCCCTTAAAAGAGATCGTCCGAATTCACACCACCTCCGGCACGACGGGCAAGCCGACCGTCGTCGGCTACACCCGGCAGGACCTGGATAACTGGTCGGAACTGATCGCACGGAACATGACGATGATCGGTCTAGGGGAGGACGACGTCTTCCAGAACGCCGTCAACTACGGTCTCTTCACCGGGGGGCTCGGGTTCCACTACGGCGCCGAGAAGATCGGGATGACCGTGATCCCGAGCGCGACCGGAAACACCCGCCGCCAGATCGAGATGATCGAGGATTTCGGGGTGACCGCCATCCACTGCACGCCGAGTTATGCCCTCCACCTCGCCGAGGTGGCCGAGTCGATGGGAAAGACGCTGGATACCCTGAAAACCGGGATCTTCGGGGCCGAACCCTGGTCGGAGAGCATGCGCAACGAACTCGAACGGCGTCTCGGGGTGAAGGCCTACGACAGTTACGGGCTCTCGGAGATGTACGGTCCCGGCGTGGCGTTCGAGTGCCCGGAGAGGGACGGGCTTCATATCTGGCACGACTGCTACCTTGTCGAGATCATCGATCCCAAGACCGGCGAGCGGCTCGCTCCCGGGGAGCGCGGCGAACTTGTCATCACGCCGCTCGTCAAGGACGCCCTGCCGCTCGTCCGGTACCGCACCGGCGACGTGACCCGGCTGATGGATGACGGGTGCGCCTGCGGGCGCGGGCAGAAGATCGAGCGGATCACGGGCCGGAGCGACGATATGCTGGTTATCCGGGGGATCAACGTCTTCCCGTCCCAGATCGAGCACGTGCTACGGGCCCTCCCTGAGGTCGGGGAGCAGTTCATCGTATATATTGATCGCGTCAAACATCTTGATGAGATGACCATCGAGGTAGAGATGAGCAGGACGGGGTTCTCCGGCGAACTGCAGGACCTCGCCCGCATGCAGAAGAAAATCTCCGGCGAACTCCACAATACGCTCGGCCTTCGGACCGCGGTGAAACTGGTGGAGCCGGGAGCGCTGCCCCGGTTCGAGGGGAAGGCGAAGCGGGTGATCGACCGCCGGGGGGCGATCTGA